The following coding sequences are from one Psychrobacter sp. AH5 window:
- a CDS encoding Cof-type HAD-IIB family hydrolase — MFTEYKAGGAMTNTAIPTPKIIFFDIDDTLSRAGIIDKTNQATLEALADSDIKLVISTGRSKAILPPDILALLQADVLDAIICMNGQYSFDTHHRISHYPLSDKQTAKIVDLCQASRLIHKFDSATHIAWSDENERLREFNARTPNSIVDPDYYKDHEVYQCSVFFDNQTDKMQEVNFAQEGLKLVHWHHIGGDILPLEASKARGILDVCEYYGVDASDCMAFGDGMNDLEMFDLVGFAVAMGDAQPALIERADFVTGTIEERGIQSVLARLDMAS, encoded by the coding sequence ATGTTTACCGAATACAAAGCTGGCGGCGCGATGACTAATACCGCTATACCAACTCCGAAAATTATCTTTTTTGATATTGATGATACTTTAAGCCGCGCGGGTATTATCGATAAAACCAACCAAGCGACTTTAGAAGCTTTAGCGGATAGCGATATTAAGCTAGTGATTTCTACTGGACGCTCAAAAGCTATATTACCGCCTGATATTTTGGCGCTGTTACAAGCCGATGTGCTAGACGCCATTATCTGTATGAATGGGCAGTATAGCTTCGATACTCATCATAGAATCAGTCACTATCCGCTATCGGACAAGCAAACGGCAAAAATCGTCGATCTATGCCAAGCCAGCCGGCTTATTCATAAGTTCGATTCTGCCACTCATATCGCTTGGTCGGATGAGAACGAGCGCTTGCGTGAATTTAATGCGCGTACGCCGAACTCCATCGTGGATCCTGATTATTATAAAGATCATGAGGTCTATCAGTGCTCGGTGTTTTTTGATAATCAGACGGATAAGATGCAAGAAGTCAACTTTGCTCAAGAGGGCTTAAAGCTAGTACATTGGCACCATATCGGCGGCGATATTTTGCCTCTGGAGGCTTCTAAAGCGCGCGGCATATTGGATGTTTGTGAATATTATGGGGTAGATGCCAGCGACTGTATGGCTTTTGGCGATGGAATGAATGATTTGGAGATGTTTGATTTGGTGGGCTTTGCAGTAGCGATGGGTGATGCGCAGCCTGCGTTAATTGAACGCGCCGACTTTGTCACCGGCACTATTGAAGAGCGCGGTATTCAGTCGGTGCTTGCGCGTTTGGATATGGCATCTTAG
- a CDS encoding extracellular solute-binding protein, giving the protein MTRLSSGLSFELSAKPVEHSVKGTFGRIIPKVLLSAAIGLALASCSNSDTAAVDGAADSDVTLNLYNWSEYMPQEILDGFKAETGISVNYTTFDSNEAMYAKLKLLDDSSQYDLAIPSTYYVEKMAKEGLLQELDKSKLSNFSNLDTSFTNTKVDPENKYSIPYMWGSTGLAINGDAVDASKVNSWNDLWRPEYKNQVMLMNDMREVFGMALLTLGYSGNSKNPDEIKAAYEKLTTLMPNVKTFNSDATRIPYIEGETNLGMTWNGEAVMANDEGLTSLVYKYPTEGAILWMDNFVIPKNAKNVDAAHQFINYLLQPENAKIVSEEIGYASPNLAARELMEESVRNNPTIYPDKETLAKAEFQEDVGDEALKVYQQYWDMLKTGR; this is encoded by the coding sequence TTGACCCGATTATCATCTGGACTATCATTTGAACTATCAGCGAAACCTGTAGAGCACTCTGTGAAAGGCACTTTTGGTAGAATAATACCAAAAGTATTACTCAGCGCGGCGATAGGTTTAGCGCTCGCTAGCTGTAGCAACTCTGATACTGCTGCGGTTGATGGCGCAGCGGACAGCGATGTGACCCTTAATTTGTATAACTGGTCAGAGTATATGCCGCAAGAGATTCTAGATGGCTTTAAGGCTGAGACCGGTATTTCGGTCAATTACACCACTTTTGACTCAAATGAGGCGATGTACGCCAAGCTTAAATTGCTCGATGACTCAAGCCAGTACGATTTAGCTATTCCTTCTACTTATTACGTTGAAAAAATGGCCAAAGAGGGCTTGCTGCAAGAGCTTGATAAGTCAAAATTGAGTAATTTTAGTAATTTAGATACCTCCTTTACCAATACTAAAGTCGATCCTGAGAATAAATACTCGATTCCCTATATGTGGGGCAGCACCGGTCTAGCTATCAACGGTGACGCGGTTGATGCCTCCAAGGTCAATAGCTGGAACGATCTATGGCGTCCTGAGTATAAAAATCAGGTCATGCTGATGAATGATATGCGCGAAGTCTTTGGTATGGCCCTATTGACGCTAGGCTACTCAGGCAATAGTAAAAACCCTGATGAAATCAAGGCCGCTTATGAGAAGCTCACCACTCTTATGCCTAATGTCAAAACATTTAATTCAGATGCCACCCGTATCCCTTATATCGAAGGCGAAACCAATCTAGGCATGACTTGGAATGGTGAGGCGGTGATGGCCAATGATGAAGGTTTAACAAGCCTCGTTTATAAGTATCCAACCGAAGGCGCCATCCTATGGATGGATAACTTTGTGATTCCAAAAAATGCTAAGAACGTCGATGCCGCGCACCAGTTTATTAATTATCTCTTGCAGCCTGAGAATGCCAAAATCGTTAGCGAAGAGATTGGCTATGCGTCACCGAATTTGGCGGCGCGCGAGCTGATGGAAGAAAGCGTGCGTAACAATCCAACAATTTATCCTGATAAAGAGACGCTAGCTAAAGCAGAGTTTCAAGAAGATGTCGGCGATGAAGCATTGAAGGTTTATCAGCAGTATTGGGATATGCTAAAAACAGGGCGCTAA